The Octopus sinensis linkage group LG19, ASM634580v1, whole genome shotgun sequence genome contains a region encoding:
- the LOC115222388 gene encoding protein Mo25 isoform X2, with protein sequence MPLFGKSPKSPQELIKSLRDAMLSLSKEPGRGDKKSDKASEEVSKNLNIIRNMLYGSGDQEPHTEVVAQLAQEMYNGNMFQVLIKNLNKIDFEGRKDVVAIFNNLLRRQIGSRSPTVEYICTRPEILFDLIKGYDQQEIALNCGMMLRECCRYEPLAKIMLYSDEFYKFFHYVEMSTFDIASDAFSTFKELLTKHKMLSAEFLENNYDKVFETYQRLLNSENYVTRRQALKLLGELLLDRHNFTIMTRYITNPDNLKLMMNMLREKSRNIQFEAFHVFKVSFSLYSNTS encoded by the exons ATGCCACTGTTTGGAAAATCTCCCAAAAGTCCACAGGAATTAATTAAAAGTCTGCGAGATGCTATGCTATCATTATCAAAAGAGCCCGGAAGGGGTGACAAGAAGTCGGATAAg GCTTCTGAGGAAGTATCGAAAAACTTGAATATTATTCGCAACATGCTTTATGGGAGTGGAGACCAGGAGCCCCACACAGAAGTGGTGGCTCAGCTGGCTCAAGAGATGTACAATGGCAACATGTTTCAAGTTCTGATCAAGAACCTCAACAAAATCGATTTTGAG GGTCGGAAAGATGTTGTTGCCATATTTAACAACCTCCTGCGGAGACAGATTGGTTCAAGATCACCAACAGTTGAATATATTTGTACACGTCCAGAAATTCTATTTGACCTGATTAAAGG CTATGACCAGCAAGAAATTGCTCTGAACTGTGGTATGATGCTGAGAGAATGCTGCCGCTATGAACCTCTTGCCAAGATAATGCTTTATTCAGATGAATTCTATAAATTTTTCCACTATGTTGAAATGTCCACATTTGATATTGCTTCAGATGCCTTCTCCACTTTCAAG gaaTTGTTAACGAAACATAAGATGCTTAGTGCTGAGTTTTtggaaaataattatgataaagtCTTTGAAACTTACCAAAGGCTCCTAAattctgagaactatgttacaAGAAGGCAGGCATTGAAA TTGCTGGGTGAATTGCTGTTGGACCGACACAATTTCACCATAATGACTCGCTACATCACAAACCCTGACAATCTAAAACTCATGATGAACATGCTGCGAGAGAAAAGCCGTAACATCCAGTTTGAAGCTTTCCATGTTTTCAAAGTAAGTTTCTCTCTTTACTCAAAcacttctt aa
- the LOC115222388 gene encoding protein Mo25 isoform X1 — MPLFGKSPKSPQELIKSLRDAMLSLSKEPGRGDKKSDKASEEVSKNLNIIRNMLYGSGDQEPHTEVVAQLAQEMYNGNMFQVLIKNLNKIDFEGRKDVVAIFNNLLRRQIGSRSPTVEYICTRPEILFDLIKGYDQQEIALNCGMMLRECCRYEPLAKIMLYSDEFYKFFHYVEMSTFDIASDAFSTFKELLTKHKMLSAEFLENNYDKVFETYQRLLNSENYVTRRQALKLLGELLLDRHNFTIMTRYITNPDNLKLMMNMLREKSRNIQFEAFHVFKVFVANPNKPKAILDILLRNKEKLVDFLTKFHTDRSEDEQFNDEKAYLIKQIKELKAVEAS, encoded by the exons ATGCCACTGTTTGGAAAATCTCCCAAAAGTCCACAGGAATTAATTAAAAGTCTGCGAGATGCTATGCTATCATTATCAAAAGAGCCCGGAAGGGGTGACAAGAAGTCGGATAAg GCTTCTGAGGAAGTATCGAAAAACTTGAATATTATTCGCAACATGCTTTATGGGAGTGGAGACCAGGAGCCCCACACAGAAGTGGTGGCTCAGCTGGCTCAAGAGATGTACAATGGCAACATGTTTCAAGTTCTGATCAAGAACCTCAACAAAATCGATTTTGAG GGTCGGAAAGATGTTGTTGCCATATTTAACAACCTCCTGCGGAGACAGATTGGTTCAAGATCACCAACAGTTGAATATATTTGTACACGTCCAGAAATTCTATTTGACCTGATTAAAGG CTATGACCAGCAAGAAATTGCTCTGAACTGTGGTATGATGCTGAGAGAATGCTGCCGCTATGAACCTCTTGCCAAGATAATGCTTTATTCAGATGAATTCTATAAATTTTTCCACTATGTTGAAATGTCCACATTTGATATTGCTTCAGATGCCTTCTCCACTTTCAAG gaaTTGTTAACGAAACATAAGATGCTTAGTGCTGAGTTTTtggaaaataattatgataaagtCTTTGAAACTTACCAAAGGCTCCTAAattctgagaactatgttacaAGAAGGCAGGCATTGAAA TTGCTGGGTGAATTGCTGTTGGACCGACACAATTTCACCATAATGACTCGCTACATCACAAACCCTGACAATCTAAAACTCATGATGAACATGCTGCGAGAGAAAAGCCGTAACATCCAGTTTGAAGCTTTCCATGTTTTCAAA GTATTTGTTGCTAACCCCAACAAGCCAAAAGCCATTCTTGACATTTTACTCAGGAATAAGGAGAAGCTAGTTGACTTCCTCACCAAGTTTCACACAGACCGTTCTGAAGACGAACAGTTCAATGACGAGAAAGCTTATTTGATAAAGCAAATTAAAGAACTGAAAGCTGTAGAAGCATCTTAA